The following coding sequences lie in one Oryza brachyantha chromosome 10, ObraRS2, whole genome shotgun sequence genomic window:
- the LOC102702133 gene encoding ABC transporter G family member 25: MAGSLAAAAAALFLAASTLLLPPAARCQVVIPPPSNSTPPVRLPPAPPLPPLDQVPPAALMSRIDAVRAELAAEVQAKYGFCMANVEEDFSQAFSFPDTAFVSDCAEQTQGEMTGMLCEKADIEIYVKSLGKKPSTRVSKNCDQNSWALGCQPGWACSRQDANSSSGVVPSSAVNCRPCCPGFFCPRGLTCMIPCPLGAYCPLATLNETTGLCDPYSYQITPGSNHACGTADSWADVITTDDVFCPPGHYCPTTTQKFNCTEGYYCRKGSTDEYKCIWKNTCKKNSTKEQTALFGGILIVILTTVLLLVYNCSDQFIRIRAKILSKSRRKAATIAQESATARERWKLAKELVLSHELEMSESFDTPEQIAASSNGVRHATEGNGKRSKNRKKLAHARTERYRRAYSQIGRERVLQPDNDKLTLSRVVYLAAEDRQRRPMFEVVFKGLTLSIGKKKLLQCVTGKLSPGRVTAIMGPSGAGKTTFLNAVLGKTAGYKKEGLVLINGKSGSMQSYKKIIGFVPQDDIVHGNLTVEENLWFSACCRSSKGMSKADKIIVLERVIGSLGLQEIRNSLVGTVEKRGISGGQRKRVNVGIEMVMEPSLLILDEPTTGLDSASSQLLLRALRHEALQGVNVCAVIHQPSYTLFNMFDDFVLLARGGLIAYLGPISEVETYFSSLGIKVPERENPPDYYIDILEGIAKTKMRGHAAPKHLPLLWMLRNGYEIPKDMQKDLEDINNLHELYTVGSMSREQSFADQSETADSVHQNVRQSYGILDRKTPGVLAQYKYYLGRVAKQRLREATLQAVDYLILCIAGICIGTIAKVSDDTFGAASYGYTIIAVSLLCQLAALRSFSPERLQYWRERESGMSTLAYFLARDTIDHFNTLVKPIVFLSTFYFFNNPRSKFIDNYVVFLALVYCVTGIGYTFAIWFELGLAQLCSALIPVVLVLVGTQANIPNFIKGLCYPKWTLEAFIIAGAKKYSGVWLITRCGALLKGGYDINNFILCIEIIMLMGVLFRFIALLSLLKLK, encoded by the exons GGCGGGctccctcgccgcggcggcagcggcgctgTTCTTGGCGGCGTcaacgctgctgctgcccccggcggcgcggtgcCAGGTCGTCATCCCGCCGCCGTCCAACTCCACCCCGCCGGTGCGGCTGCCGCCcgccccgccgctgccgccgctggaCCAGGTCCCGCCCGCCGCTCTCATGTCCAGGATCGACGCCGTCCGcgccgagctcgccgcggAGGTGCAGGCCAAGTACGGCTTCTGCATGGCCAACGT GGAGGAGGATTTCAGCCAGGCGTTCAGCTTCCCCGACACCGCCTTCGTCTCCGACTGCGCGGAGCAGACTCAAG GGGAAATGACTGGAATGTTGTGCGAGAAAGCGGACATAGAGATATATGTTAAAAGCTTGGGTAAAAAACCCAGCACGAGGGTTAGTAAGAACTGTGACCAAAACTCATGGGCACTAGGGTGTCAGCCTGGCTGGGCTTGCTCAAGACAGGATGCTAATTCATCATCAGGAGTGGTCCCATCCAGTGCGGTTAATTGCAGGCCATGCTGTCCAGGTTTCTTCTGCCCTCGTGGTCTGACCTGTATGATAC CTTGTCCGTTGGGTGCTTATTGTCCTCTAGCAACATTGAATGAAACTACTGGGCTTTGTGATCC GTACTCTTACCAAATAACTCCAGGATCGAACCATGCATGTGGCACTGCAGATTCTTGGGCAGATGTGATTACAACTGATGATGTCTTCTGCCCTCCAGGGCATTACTGTCCAACAACAACCCAAAAATTTAACTGTACTGAGGG GTACTATTGCCGTAAAGGTTCCACAGATGAATATA AGTGTATTTGGAAAAATACATGTAagaaaaattcaacaaaagAACAGACCGCTTTATTCGGTGGCATATTAATT GTTATCTTGACCACTGTTTTGCTACTGGTGTACAACTGCTCTGATCAATTCATCAGAATTCGAGCTAAAATATTGTCTAAATCTCGTAGAAAGGCTGCAACAATTGCACAAGAATCAGCAACAGCACGTGAAAGATGGAAATTAGCAAAAGAACTTGTACTAAGTCATGAGTTAGAAATGTCCGAGTCTTTTGATACGCCCGAACAAATAGCTGCATCATCTAATGGGGTGCGGCATGCTACTGAAGGTAACGGTAAAAGATCTAAAAATCGCAAAAAACTAGCACATGCGCGCACTGAAAGGTACAGGCGTGCATATAGTCAAATTGGCAGGGAAAGAGTTCTGCAGCCAGATAATGATAAATTAACACTGTCCAGAGTAGTGTATCTAGCTGCCGAAGACAGACAGCGAAGGCCAATGTTTGAAGTGGTTTTCAAAGGTCTAACACTATCCattggaaaaaagaaacttcTGCAATGTGTTACTGGGAAACTTTCACCAGGCAGGGTAACGGCTATCATGGGTCCTTCTGGAGCAGGGAAGACTACTTTTCTCAATGCTGTCTTAGGTAAAACAGCAGGATATAAGAAGGAGGGGTTAGTTCTTATAAATGGAAAATCGGGATCAATGCAGTCATATAAGAAGATCATTGGTTTTGTGCCACAAGATGACATTGTCCATGGGAACCTGACGGTTGAAGAAAACCTATGGTTTAGTGCATGTTGCAG GTCAAGCAAAGGCATGTCCAAAGCTGATAAGATTATAGTTCTTGAACGGGTTATTGGATCATTAGGGCTTCAAGAAATCAGGAATTCCCTTGTTGGGACAGTGGAGAAACGGGGTATTTCTGGAGGACAAAGGAAGCGTGTAAATGTGGGGATTGAAATGGTTATGGAGCCTTCTCTTCTTATTTTAGACGAGCCAACCACAGGCTTGGACAGTGCTTCCTCTCAACTACTTTTAAGAGCTCTTCGCCACGAAGCACTCCAAGGCGTAAATGTTTGTGCAGTGATTCACCAACCAAG CTATACTTTGTTCAACATGTTTGATGACTTTGTTCTTTTGGCAAGAGGTGGTCTTATTGCTTACCTTGGTCCTATAAGTGAAGTTGAAACATACTTCTCAAGCCTGGGGATTAAAGTGCCTGAGCGTGAGAATCCTCCAGACTACTATATTGACATCTTAGAGGGAATAGCAAAGACTAAAATGAGGGGACATGCTGCTCCTAAACACTTGCCACTTCTTTGGATGCTACGTAACGGATATGAAATTCCAAAAGATATGCAGAAAGATCTTGAGGATATTAATAATCTTCATGAGTTATATACCGTTGGATCCATGTCTAGGGAACAGTCTTTTGCAGATCAGTCAGAGACCGCAGATTCAGTGCACCAAAATGTTAGGCAATCATATGGTATACTGGACAGGAAAACACCCGGTGTACTTGCAcaatacaaatattatttagGAAG gGTAGCTAAGCAACGCCTACGTGAAGCTACACTACAAGCTGTTGATTACTTAATACTGTGTATTGCTGGCATATGCATTGGAACAATTGCTAAAGTTAGTGATGATACATTCGGTGCAGCTTCATATGGATATACCATAATTGCAGTTT CATTGTTATGCCAGCTTGCGGCACTGCGGTCATTTTCACCAGAAAGATTGCAATattggagggagagagaatCTGGCATGAGCACTCTAGCTTATTTTCTTGCAAGAGATACAATTGATCATTTCAACACCTTGGTGAAGCCAATTGTCTTCCTCTCGacattttatttcttcaaCAACCCACGATCTAAATTTATTGACAACTACGTGGTGTTCTTGGCACTAGTTTATTGTGTAACTGGCATAGGATATACTTTTGCTATTTGGTTTGAGCTAGGATTAGCTCAATTG TGTTCTGCGTTAATACCTGTGGTACTGGTCTTGGTAGGCACTCAAGCAAACATTCCAAATTTTATAAAGGGATTATGCTATCCCAAGTGGACACTAGAGGCTTTCATCATTGCAGGAGCCAAAAA ATATTCTGGAGTATGGCTGATTACTCGATGTGGAGCATTGCTAAAAGGTGGTTATGatatcaataattttattctttgCATCGAGATTATCATGCTCATGGGTGTACTCTTCCGGTTTATTGCGCTGCTTAGTCTGTTGAAGCTAAAATAG